The Vicia villosa cultivar HV-30 ecotype Madison, WI linkage group LG1, Vvil1.0, whole genome shotgun sequence genome includes a region encoding these proteins:
- the LOC131643535 gene encoding protein FAR1-RELATED SEQUENCE 5-like, whose protein sequence is MDGDHSELGNMREENNEVGLETSNNLDLNVEQNCCSPSIVHANGSQSGLTSANAFCSSTILGIGTVFESDEHAYRSYNKYAKLMGFNVRKDWINRSKVHGMVVSRKFTCSKEGYRRTDRRDCNVKKHRKETRTGCLAHMIITRQSDGKYHVTHFEAQHNHDDVNPSNANMLLLDLQNEINVAQAVEVIDSYDSLGPKSRSALKMMNKKLGARDSLDQLSVNYDNYLHSVRGRDMAKGEAGRLLGYFQRQHFENPTFFYALQLDAEDKVSNIFWADDNMVVDYDHFGDVVCLDTTCRTNKALRPFVQFLGVNHHKQVLIFAAAFLYDETVESFNWLLRTFIGTMSGKKPKAIITEQDAAIIEAVNTVLPETKQYTCVWQMYENTVKHLSHFVKDAKSFANDLKCCIYGPKNEEDFTHAWEAMLDKYNLHQNEWLRWMYREREKWAVFFGQNTYFVDIKGFHLGETLSLKFRNHLNPDLDVVQFFNHFERVVDEQRYKEIEASDEMKRCFPKLMGNVVMLKHASVAYTPRAFEVFQQRYEKSLNDLVNLHNKDGSLFEYKVNTFGHARQYSVTFNSFDDTVVCSCMKFEHVGFLCSHALKVLDNRNIKVVPSRYILKRWTKDARLGNSRELKQCQMQDNPKMVVASYYKDLCHRLVNLSARASESVEAYQFAAKQLDEVMEGVQKILTLKGDEVHVITSNSIHVDASESEPAEIFPNGHATENQGESNRVSGEIVRIATPNRWQTTMNYNNQTNLDRILNVEPPPNTVLCISSPASPYVSPQTGTPNPLLQDLFGFEANQMVQCMYEQPDLVLDHQSDTNLFPPPNFFSNQQSSPCGTQLAQEPIIPNTYHESMPINNQMRQGMDLDIQHPHSESLLLLCDHRYRRSDSA, encoded by the exons ATGGATGGTGATCATAGCGAGTTAGGTAACATGCGTGAAGAAAACAATGAAGTTGGACTTGAAACTTCGAATAATTTGGACTTGAATGTGGAGCAGAACTGTTGCAGCCCAAGCATTGTTCATGCTAATGGCTCTCAATCTGGTCTCACTTCAGCAAATGCATTCTGCAGCAGCACAATATTGGGAATTGGTACGGTATTTGAATCTGATGAACATGCGTATAGAAGTTATAACAAGTATGCCAAATTGATGGGTTTCAAtgttagaaaagattggataaataggAGTAAGGTACATGGCATGGTGGTTTCTAGAAAATTTACGTGTTCCAAAGAGGGATATCGTAGGACTGATAGAAGAGATTGTAATGTGAAGAAGCATCGAAAGGAAACTAGAACTGGCTGTTTGGCACACATGATCATCACTCGTCAATCAGATGGAAAATACCATGTCACCCATTTTGAAGCACAACATAATCACGATGATGTAAATCCTAGCAATGCTAACATGTTATTACTAGACTTGCAAAATGAAATTAATGTTGCTCAAGCTGTGGAGGTTATTGACTCATATGATAGTTTGGGGCCAAAATCTAGGTCGGCATTAAAGATGATGAATAAAAAATTAGGTGCACGTGATTCTCTTGATCAACTTTCCGTGAATTATGACAATTACCTTCATTCTGTAAGGGGAAGAGATATGGCTAAAGGAGAAGCAGGGCGTTTGCTGGGTTATTTTCAAAGACAACACTTTGAAAATCCAACATTTTTTTATGCCCTACAGCTTGATGCTGAAGACAAGGTAAGCAATATATTCTGGGCTGATGATAATATGGTGGTAGATTACGATCATTTCGGGGATGTTGTTTGTTTGGATACAACTTGCAGAACAAACAAAGCTCTTCGGCCATTTGTACAGTTTTTAGGTGTTAATCATCATAAACAAGTGTTAATATTTGCTGCTGCTTTTTTGTATGATGAGACTGTTGAATCATTTAATTGGCTATTACGAACTTTTATTGGCACAATGTCTGGGAAAAAACCAAAGGCCATCATCACAGAACAAGATGCTGCAATCATCGAAGCTGTCAATACTGTTTTACCCGAAACAAAGCAGTATACATGTGTATGGCAGATGTATGAGAATACTGTGAAACACCTCAGCCATTTCGTTAAAGATGCTAAATCCTTTGCAAATGATCTAAAGTGTTGTATATATGGTCCCAAGAATGAGGAAGATTTTACTCATGCTTGGGAGGCTATGCTGGATAAATATAATCTTCATCAAAATGAATGGTTGAGATGGATGTATAGAGAAAGGGAGAAATGGGCTGTTTTCTTTGGTCAGAATACATATTTTGTAGATATCAAAGGCTTTCATTTAGGTGAGACTTTGTCTCTTAAGTTTAGAAATCATCTAAATCCCGACCTTGATGTAGTTCAATTTTTTAACCATTTTGAAAGGGTTGTAGATGAGCAACGCTATAAAGAAATAGAAGCTAGTGATGAAATGAAGAGATGTTTTCCGAAACTAATGGGTAATGTTGTTATGTTGAAACATGCAAGTGTTGCCTATACTCCAAGAGCATTTGAAGTATTTCAGCAAAGATATGAGAAGTCTTTGAATGATCTTGTCAATCTACATAACAAAGATGGATCTTTGTTTGAATATAAAGTGAATACATTTGGCCATGCAAGACAATACAGTGTCACCTTCAATTCTTTTGATGATACAGTTGTCTGCAGTTGTATGAAGTTTGAGCATGTTGGTTTTCTGTGTAGCCACGCACTGAAAGTTCTTGATAATAGAAACATTAAAGTAGTTCCATCTCGATACATCTTGAAGAGATGGACCAAAGATGCAAGATTGGGAAATAGCAGGGAGCTTAAGCAATGTCAGATGCAAGATAACCCTAAGATGGTTGTAGCAAGCTATTACAAAGATTTGTGTCACAGACTTGTCAATTTATCAGCAAGAGCTTCTGAATCCGTGGAGGCTTATCAATTTGCCGCAAAGCAACTTGATGAAGTGATGGAAGGAGTGCAGAAAATCTTGACATTGAAAGGTGATGAAGTTCATGTTATCACCTCAAATAGTATTCATGTAGATGCTTCAGAAAGTGAGCCCGCAGAGATCTTTCCGAATGGACATGCAACTGAGAATCAGGGTGAAAGTAACAGAGTAAGTGGAGAAATTGTCAGGATCGCTACACCAAATAGGTGGCAAACAACGATGAACTATAACAATCAAACTAATTTAGATAGGATTTTAAACGTAGAACCTCCTCCAAATACTGTTCTCTGCATTTCAAGCCCCGCATCTCCATATGTTTCCCCTCAAACCGGGACACCAAATCCCCTTTTGCAG GACTTATTCGGTTTTGAAGCCAATCAAATGGTTCAATGTATGTATGAACAGCCTGATCTTGTGTTGGACCATCAATCTGATACTAACCTGTTTCCACCGCCAAACTTCTTTTCTAACCAACAGAGCTCTCCTTGCGGTACTCAACTAGCGCAG GAGCCTATAATCCCGAACACATACCACGAGTCCATGCCAATCAATAATCAGATGCGACAG GGGATGGATCTTGATATCCAACATCCTCATTCAGAATCCCTTCTCTTGCTATGTGACCATAGATACAGAAGGTCCGATTCTGCGTAA
- the LOC131643536 gene encoding protein IQ-DOMAIN 23-like produces the protein MGFLRRLFGAKKPGPHTDGSCTKSDKDNTKRRWTFAKQSSRRKSLPPPQPPQPSGFSQFDPSASLDRNKHAIAVAAATAAVAEAALATAHAAAEVVRLTSNGVGSSSKARGGQPRLPEETAAVRIQSAFRGYLARRALRALKALVKLQALVRGHIVRKQSADMLRRMQTLVRLQTQARVTRAHHLSSDNLHSFKSSLSHYPVPEEYEDPHSHRVCTKFGESSILKRCSSNANFKKIESERKKFGANWLDHWMQDNSGNHVKDTSFKNKHSHDDKIDKILEVDTWKPHESLLKHSTKPQNQTPSFKFHKGKDQETPSRTADNSPQTFSASSKTGNSVKRGTPFTPTRSECSWSFLGGYSGYPNFMANTESSRAKVRSQSAPRQRHEFEGYNYSRKPFQGLWEVGSTNSDQDTDSRSNRVSPSLSRFNRIGSNNLR, from the exons ATGGGCTTTCTCCGGCGACTCTTTGGCGCCAAAAAACCGGGTCCTCACACCGACGGTTCGTGTACCAAATCCGACAAAGACAACACCAAAAGAAGATGGACCTTCGCCAAACAAAGCAGCAGGAGAAAGTCACTTCCACCACCACAACCGCCACAACCCTCCGGCTTCTCTCAATTTGACCCCTCCGCATCCTTAGATCGGAATAAACATGCAATTGCTGTTGCGGCTGCTACTGCAGCCGTCGCCGAGGCCGCTCTCGCCACAGCACATGCTGCTGCGGAGGTTGTCAGACTGACGAGCAACGGCGTGGGAAGTAGCTCCAAAGCGCGTGGTGGTCAGCCACGGTTGCCGGAGGAAACCGCTGCCGTTAGAATACAGTCAGCTTTCCGCGGTTACTTG GCGAGGAGGGCGTTGAGAGCGCTAAAAGCATTGGTGAAGTTGCAAGCATTGGTTAGGGGCCACATTGTGAGAAAGCAAAGTGCAGATATGCTAAGGCGCATGCAAACATTGGTACGACTTCAGACACAGGCACGCGTGACTCGTGCTCACCACTTGTCATCGGATAATTTGCATTCTTTCAAGTCTTCACTTTCTCACTACCCT GTCCCTGAAGAATATGAGGACCCGCACTCACATCGTGTCTGTACAAAATTTGGTGAATCTTCCATACTCAAG AGATGTAGTTCGAATGCAAATTTTAAGAAGATTGAGTCGGAGAGAAAAAAATTTGGTGCCAACTGGTTAGACCATTGGATGCAAGATAACTCCGGTAACCATGTCAAAGATACTTCATTCAAGAATAAGCATTCTCATGACGATAAAATTGATAAGATTCTCGAAGTAGATACTTGGAAGCCACACGAGTCTCTATTAAAACACTCAACAAAACCTCAAAATCAAACTCCCTCATTCAAGTTTCACAAAGGCAAAGATCAAGAAACACCATCGCGCACGGCTGATAATAGTCCACAAACATTCTCCGCGTCTTCAAAAACCGGAAATAGCGTAAAAAGAGGCACTCCTTTTACGCCTACAAGAAGCGAATGTTCATGGAGTTTCTTAGGTGGTTACTCCGGTTACCCTAATTTCATGGCGAACACCGAATCCTCTAGAGCTAAAGTTCGATCGCAAAGTGCACCAAGACAAAGGCACGAGTTTGAGGGATACAATTACTCTAGAAAACCTTTTCAGGGTCTTTGGGAAGTAGGGTCTACTAATTCAGACCAAGATACTGATTCAAGGAGCAATAGAGTCTCACCTTCTTTGAGCCGTTTCAATAGAATTGGAAGTAACAATTTAAGGTGA